A genomic stretch from Cloacibacterium caeni includes:
- a CDS encoding efflux RND transporter permease subunit gives MIKNFINRPVLSTVISILIVILGVLGLMALPVTQYPDIAPPTVSVSANYTGANAETVMKSVVVPLEEQINGVEGMSYITSSAGNDGSANIQIFFKQGVNPDIAAVNVQNRVARATPLLPSEVTRSGVVTQKQQTSALMYLSFYSENKKIDDVYLQNYLNINVIPNIKRINGVGDANVMGGKNYSMRIWLDPNKLAAYGLNPTDVTAAINEQSREAAAGSIGQNSGSSFEYVIKYVGKYNSKEQYDNIIIKSFGNGQNLMLKDVAKVELAAQSYTGRGENGNSPAISMGIFQTPGSNAQDIINDIKAYLKTAENDFPEGIHYTVNFDTNEFLDASIEKVVHTLIEAFILVFIVVFIFLQDFRSTLIPAIAVPVSIIGAFFFLNLLGYSLNLLTLFALVLAIGIVVDDAIVVVEAVHAKMEHGISDAKKATIEAMHEITGAIISITLVMAAVFIPVTFIEGPTGVFYKQFGITLIVAILISAINALTLSPVLCSLFLKPQHHDKEYEEKTTMGKFFHRFNAGFKASTDRYGRAFVYLIRHKKVTVIIFAITMGILWWANASMKKGFVPNEDRGIIFTDVQLPAGASMERTYNALKAIQQKALQIPGVKNVTISTGRGFLSGNGSNNGLAFIRLKPFEERTSDDEKIENITKKLFGMAATVPDAKVVFFQPPSVPGFGSSAGFEAVLLDKSGGDYADLDKVTQEFIGKLIERPEIEFAQTSFNTKYPQYQMSINVPVAEQSGVSVTDILNTMQGYIGGIYAADFTKYGKQFRVMVQALPDARKSPESLNALYVKTKSGVMAPISQFVTLQKTYGPQSVSRYNLFTSVKITGSNAPGYSTGDAIRAVQEVADGALNQNYEVEFTGLSREELASGSQTLLIFLLSLVFVYFILAAQYESYILPLIVIISLPLGVMGAFLGQKLAGLENNIYFQIALIMLVGLLAKNAILIVEFAVQRRHHGETLVMSAINAAKARLRPILMTSFAFIFGLLPLIFATGIGAVGNRSIATGAAVGLLIGTFLGLVVIPVLFVIFQYLQEKITPPKKLEINLAE, from the coding sequence ATGATAAAGAATTTCATCAACAGACCGGTTTTATCAACCGTAATTTCTATTCTCATCGTTATTTTAGGGGTGCTGGGATTGATGGCTTTACCCGTAACTCAATATCCAGATATCGCACCGCCTACGGTAAGCGTATCGGCAAATTATACAGGAGCCAATGCAGAAACGGTGATGAAAAGTGTAGTAGTGCCGTTAGAAGAACAAATCAACGGGGTAGAAGGAATGAGCTATATCACTTCTTCTGCGGGAAATGACGGTTCGGCGAACATTCAGATATTTTTTAAACAAGGAGTAAACCCAGATATTGCTGCCGTAAACGTGCAGAACAGAGTAGCCAGAGCTACACCGCTTTTGCCAAGCGAAGTAACGCGTTCTGGAGTGGTAACGCAGAAACAACAGACCAGTGCGCTAATGTACCTCTCTTTTTACTCAGAAAATAAAAAAATAGATGATGTTTATCTTCAAAATTATTTGAATATCAATGTTATTCCAAACATCAAAAGGATTAATGGAGTAGGAGATGCCAATGTAATGGGTGGAAAAAATTATTCCATGAGAATTTGGCTAGACCCAAATAAACTAGCTGCTTATGGACTGAACCCTACAGATGTTACCGCAGCGATAAACGAACAGAGTAGAGAAGCTGCTGCAGGTTCTATCGGACAAAACAGTGGTAGTTCTTTTGAATACGTCATCAAATACGTTGGGAAATACAACAGCAAAGAACAGTATGATAACATCATCATTAAATCTTTTGGAAACGGACAAAACCTAATGCTGAAAGATGTGGCTAAAGTAGAATTGGCCGCACAATCTTATACAGGAAGAGGGGAAAACGGAAATTCTCCAGCCATAAGTATGGGGATTTTCCAAACGCCGGGTTCTAATGCACAAGATATTATCAACGATATCAAAGCTTACCTAAAAACCGCTGAAAACGACTTCCCAGAAGGGATTCACTATACCGTAAACTTTGACACCAATGAGTTTCTGGATGCCTCTATCGAAAAAGTAGTCCATACTTTAATTGAAGCGTTTATCTTGGTATTCATCGTAGTATTTATTTTCTTGCAAGATTTCCGTTCTACATTGATTCCGGCAATTGCAGTTCCCGTATCGATTATTGGAGCGTTTTTCTTTTTGAATCTTCTAGGATATTCATTGAATTTATTGACGCTTTTTGCTTTGGTTTTGGCGATTGGTATTGTGGTAGATGACGCCATCGTAGTAGTAGAAGCAGTACACGCCAAAATGGAACACGGCATTAGCGATGCCAAAAAAGCTACGATTGAGGCCATGCACGAAATTACAGGAGCGATTATCTCTATTACTTTGGTAATGGCTGCCGTTTTCATTCCGGTAACTTTTATTGAAGGACCTACTGGTGTGTTCTATAAACAGTTCGGGATTACCTTAATCGTGGCGATTTTAATCTCAGCAATCAACGCATTAACATTGAGTCCAGTGTTGTGTTCATTATTTTTAAAACCTCAACATCACGATAAAGAATACGAAGAAAAAACCACCATGGGAAAATTCTTCCACAGATTTAATGCAGGCTTCAAAGCATCTACAGACCGTTATGGAAGAGCTTTTGTATATCTGATCAGACACAAGAAAGTGACCGTTATTATTTTTGCCATTACCATGGGAATTTTATGGTGGGCAAATGCTTCCATGAAAAAAGGTTTCGTTCCGAATGAAGACCGCGGAATCATCTTTACAGATGTTCAACTTCCTGCAGGAGCTTCTATGGAAAGAACGTATAACGCTTTGAAAGCGATTCAACAAAAAGCCTTACAAATTCCGGGAGTGAAAAACGTGACCATTTCTACAGGAAGAGGTTTCTTATCAGGAAACGGAAGCAATAATGGTTTGGCGTTCATCAGACTAAAACCTTTTGAAGAAAGAACCAGTGACGACGAAAAAATAGAAAACATTACCAAAAAACTCTTCGGAATGGCAGCTACGGTTCCAGATGCTAAAGTAGTGTTTTTCCAACCACCTTCTGTTCCAGGTTTTGGAAGCAGTGCAGGTTTTGAAGCGGTTTTACTGGATAAATCAGGGGGTGATTATGCAGATTTAGACAAAGTGACGCAAGAATTCATCGGGAAACTCATAGAAAGACCTGAAATAGAATTTGCACAGACTTCTTTTAATACCAAGTATCCTCAGTATCAAATGTCGATTAATGTTCCCGTTGCAGAGCAATCTGGCGTTTCGGTAACGGATATTTTGAATACCATGCAAGGTTACATCGGTGGAATTTATGCAGCAGATTTTACCAAATATGGAAAACAGTTTAGAGTGATGGTGCAAGCGTTACCAGATGCCAGAAAATCTCCTGAAAGTTTAAATGCCTTATACGTAAAAACCAAATCTGGAGTAATGGCGCCGATTTCTCAGTTTGTAACCTTACAAAAAACCTATGGTCCGCAATCCGTAAGCCGTTACAACTTATTCACTTCCGTGAAAATTACAGGTTCTAATGCGCCGGGTTACAGTACCGGAGACGCAATTAGAGCAGTACAGGAAGTGGCAGATGGTGCACTCAACCAAAACTACGAAGTAGAATTTACAGGTTTGTCAAGAGAAGAATTAGCTTCTGGCTCTCAAACGCTGTTGATATTCCTCTTGAGTTTGGTATTTGTGTATTTCATTTTAGCAGCGCAATATGAAAGTTATATCTTACCGCTAATTGTGATTATTTCCCTTCCATTAGGAGTGATGGGTGCGTTTTTAGGTCAAAAATTAGCAGGCTTAGAAAACAATATTTATTTCCAAATTGCCCTAATCATGTTGGTAGGTTTATTGGCGAAAAATGCCATTCTAATTGTAGAATTTGCAGTGCAAAGACGTCATCACGGCGAAACCTTAGTCATGTCTGCCATCAATGCAGCAAAAGCGAGATTAAGACCGATTTTAATGACTTCATTTGCGTTTATTTTTGGTTTATTGCCTCTGATTTTCGCAACAGGAATTGGTGCGGTAGGAAACCGCTCGATTGCAACAGGTGCAGCTGTAGGTTTATTGATAGGTACATTTTTAGGATTGGTGGTAATTCCTGTATTATTCGTGATTTTCCAATATTTACAGGAAAAAATAACGCCGCCTAAAAAACTGGAAATCAATTTGGCTGAATAA
- a CDS encoding TolC family protein encodes MKVTIHKIILIFFVSFLVISCHTRQNYQRANDVVDEKLFRTDALPKDSLSMANLSWKEIFTDAVLQKHIAKALENNLDIRMALQNIASAEAYLKQSKAAYQPTISVGPDYSFNTSSLNTQFGQIVGERRYINQFDITANLGWELDLWGKLKRQEKAQYAAYLSSVAAHQNVKSNLVASIATAYYQLLTFDEQKKIFSNTIEIRKKNLETTKALKDAGIVSEVAVQQSEALVYNAEASLVTLEVQIQMLENTISLLMGEPSHEIERTSLSTQNFALNTDLGYPSALLANRPDVKQAEFNLINAFELTNAAKAQFYPSLRITGSTGVQSVDIDKLFSGNSVFANVLVGLAQPILNKRQIRTNYEVSLANQERAYLNFRKTILNAGNEVSDALKMYNAQDQFIAFKKKELSAYDKSVEFSQELVNYGMANYLEVLNANVNKLNAEINIANAQYSKLQAGVELYRALGGGWR; translated from the coding sequence ATGAAAGTAACAATCCATAAAATCATTCTTATATTTTTCGTGAGTTTTTTGGTGATTTCTTGTCACACCAGACAGAATTACCAAAGAGCTAACGATGTGGTAGACGAAAAGCTTTTCAGAACTGATGCTTTGCCAAAAGACAGTCTAAGCATGGCAAATCTCTCTTGGAAAGAAATTTTTACCGATGCTGTTTTGCAAAAACACATCGCCAAAGCTTTAGAAAATAATCTAGACATCAGAATGGCTTTGCAAAATATTGCAAGCGCAGAAGCGTATCTAAAACAGTCAAAAGCAGCGTATCAACCCACCATTTCTGTGGGACCTGATTATTCTTTTAATACCTCGTCGCTGAACACTCAGTTCGGACAAATTGTAGGAGAAAGAAGATACATCAATCAATTTGATATTACGGCAAACCTTGGTTGGGAACTAGACCTTTGGGGAAAATTAAAAAGACAGGAAAAAGCGCAATATGCAGCCTATCTGAGTTCTGTTGCAGCGCATCAAAATGTAAAGAGCAATTTGGTGGCTTCTATTGCCACGGCGTATTATCAACTGTTGACTTTTGATGAACAGAAGAAAATTTTCAGCAATACCATAGAAATTCGAAAAAAGAATTTAGAAACCACTAAAGCATTAAAAGATGCGGGAATAGTTTCGGAAGTGGCGGTTCAACAAAGTGAAGCGTTGGTGTATAATGCCGAAGCTTCTTTAGTGACTTTAGAGGTTCAAATTCAGATGTTAGAAAATACCATTTCTTTGTTAATGGGAGAACCTTCTCACGAAATCGAAAGAACATCCCTCAGTACACAGAATTTTGCGCTCAATACGGATTTAGGTTATCCTAGTGCGCTTTTGGCGAATCGTCCAGATGTGAAACAGGCAGAATTTAACCTCATCAATGCTTTTGAACTCACCAATGCTGCGAAAGCACAGTTTTATCCTAGTCTTAGAATCACAGGAAGTACAGGAGTACAATCGGTAGATATTGACAAGTTATTCAGTGGAAATTCTGTTTTTGCCAATGTTTTGGTAGGATTGGCTCAACCGATTTTGAATAAAAGACAAATCAGAACCAATTACGAAGTAAGTTTGGCCAACCAAGAAAGAGCTTATCTGAATTTTAGAAAAACCATTCTGAATGCGGGAAATGAAGTTTCAGATGCGTTGAAAATGTATAATGCTCAAGACCAATTTATCGCATTTAAGAAAAAAGAATTATCAGCGTATGATAAATCCGTAGAGTTTTCTCAGGAATTGGTGAATTACGGAATGGCAAATTATTTAGAAGTGCTGAATGCCAACGTGAATAAATTGAATGCAGAAATCAATATTGCCAATGCTCAATATTCAAAATTACAAGCAGGAGTAGAATTATACCGTGCTTTAGGAGGCGGTTGGAGATAG
- a CDS encoding Crp/Fnr family transcriptional regulator produces MSFIIDQEFSFNTNAELKKYKKDDLIHSEGSYSNSFYYLVKGELSVFHFTEEGKEFLQHKVFDQSFFGEPAVLLGKPFPGNVVVTSECAEVYKINKDDFLNYLKQKPDLLIEFTKSIAEKSIRKSNSIKNIVFLNPENRIFSQLCDYKKQKSCGEEKILIDITRKELSNMTGLRTETIIRTVKKMERDGKLEIRNGKIYF; encoded by the coding sequence ATGAGTTTTATTATAGATCAAGAATTTAGTTTTAACACAAATGCTGAGTTAAAAAAATACAAAAAAGACGACCTTATTCACAGTGAAGGAAGTTATTCGAATTCGTTTTATTATTTGGTAAAAGGAGAACTTTCTGTCTTTCACTTTACCGAAGAAGGAAAAGAATTTTTGCAACACAAAGTGTTTGACCAAAGTTTCTTCGGGGAGCCAGCTGTTCTTTTAGGGAAGCCTTTTCCGGGAAATGTAGTGGTGACTTCAGAATGTGCAGAAGTTTACAAAATCAACAAAGATGATTTCCTCAATTATCTCAAACAAAAACCCGATTTACTCATAGAATTTACCAAGTCTATTGCCGAAAAATCCATCAGAAAAAGTAATTCTATTAAAAATATTGTGTTCCTGAATCCTGAGAACAGAATTTTCAGCCAACTCTGCGATTATAAAAAGCAAAAAAGCTGTGGCGAAGAAAAAATCCTGATTGATATTACCCGAAAAGAACTTTCGAATATGACGGGACTCAGAACCGAAACCATCATCAGAACCGTAAAAAAAATGGAAAGAGATGGCAAGTTAGAAATCAGAAATGGTAAAATTTATTTCTAG